In the Populus trichocarpa isolate Nisqually-1 chromosome 8, P.trichocarpa_v4.1, whole genome shotgun sequence genome, CCAAATCCtctaatacaaataataaaaataattatcaatacgACGGCGACGGCGACGGCGACGGCGACGATTCAACCATTCCCCACCTCTCTCCTCTCGCTCATTCCGTACTCTCTCGCTCTTCCAAGTAAttaatcatttctttatttacATCTTTATTTCCTTCCATTCTCCATTCACCATTCTccgttttctttctttacttatttatttattttaggctAATTGGATTCTTTTCTTAAGTCAATTCAGCCTCGTTGATTACATACATTCTTGAATTTATTGCCGggattatctatttattttcaaacaaaaaaagaagataacgAACAAGCATGGCATTTAATTGATGAGAAATGAACCACCTGTTGTTGATGATGGTTCTCCAGAATCCTTGCAGTCTCAGTGCAAGAGCTACAGCGTCGTTTTGATGTTGAGCATGAGGCTGATAGTCAGCAACTGGTCAAACATACAAGGATTTTCCTTGAGTTTTGTTGCTATCGAGCTCTCCATCATATTATCACAACCCGTTCTGATTATTTGAGTGACAAGGACTTCCGTCGCTTCACCTATGACATGATGCTTGCTTGGGACTCGCCTACTCGTGCCCTTCCCGTTAACGATTCACTACAGAATGTGAGACGCACCCCAACCCCAACCCCTTACTTTTTGGCTGCATAActtttcttatttcttctttttattattattcaaacgctctataaattttttatattctattcATCAATTGTAGGAAACCAGCATCTCTTCCGGTGAACGACAAGAGGAGGATGAGGATGGCTGGTCCCTTTTTTACTCCACTACCACTAGTATGGCTGTTCAGGTTGATGACACAACAACTGTTGGCCGAGAGGCTTTTGCCCGTATTGCTCCTGCCTGTCCTGCTGTTGCTGACGTAATAACCGTCCACAATCTTTTTGATTCGCTCACTACCTCCTCAGACAGCAGACTTCACTTTCTCATTTATGATAAATACCTTCGCAGCCTTGACAAGTATCCATTgctctcttttcattttatttttccatttcctAATGGCATTGTATCGGAAAGACAACAAGTTCTGTTATAAATCTCCATAAACATTTTTACCTACCTGTCCTTGTTCCGTATCTGCCTTTCCATTTCTCTCTGTGGTTTGACTATGCAAGATGGAAGAAAATCTCAGTGTTCACTTACATTGTGGCTCCTTCTATTTCTGCAGGATTATTAGGAGCGCAAAGAACACACCAGGACCCTTGATTTCCAACCATCAGCTTGCTGAAGGAGAGATCATCCTTGATGTTGACGGTACAGTTCCCATTCAACCTGTTCTACAGCATATTGGAATCTCAGCATGGCCAGGTGAGTTGCCAAGTGCAGAGCAAGATATCAAGGGATCAGATCAACCTCGtcatctttgttgattttgatcTGTTAACCCTTTAATTGCATCATTTGTTGATTTTGACATGTTAATAAGCCTCAAACTGCATTTTGGATAATAATAGTGGCTTATTGTGTTGATTGTGTATGTTGTGGACACTGGTTTGTGAATGTGCCCTTTTCCACTTTCATTGATTGATAACATTTGATTACTCTATGAACATGTCCTCTTTTTaggtcaagttttttttagtgttgacTGGATTTGTTGGCAAATGTAGGTGTGACATTGACCTTGGTCATTTGAAGTTCATATTTTCAGGAAATAACACgtctcaaatgaaaaaaaatcatgtcaattctctctctctctttttgacAAATTGATGATCTTGTGTATGCAAGCACAAGACTGGTTGGCATTCATCTGTGGTGACCTATTCTATTAAAGATGTCTTCACTGGCATTTCAAAGGTATTTGTATGGCGTGCCAGAGTTACACAGCTCAAATTTGTGTGAACTATAATGAATGGTTGGAGGGTTTTCTTTTGGTACCTTTTGATGCTTATATGTAGATCCTGTTACTTACAAGAACAATGTAGAGGTAGAACTTTTTGGTTTTGGGTCAGTGTGCCCTGTTCAtggattgattttttagttaaaatttgtCAAGGACTCTGTTAATGCATGTCAATTTGTTTACTTTCTGTGTTGTGTAGGCCGATTGACACTGACTAATCATGCTATCTACTTTGAGTCATTGGGAGTTGGTTTATATGATAAAGCTGTTAGATATGATCTGGCATCTGATATGAAGCAGGTCATAAAACCTGAATTAACCGGACCGTTGGGTGCTCGTCTCTTTGATAAAGCTGTGATGTACAAATCAACATCTGTGTATGTTATTTGATAACCTTGCAGattgaattttgatattttgaataattgacGAGCTTACATAGTAGACATGTCAAGTGTTCAACTGTCTTTAACTTTCTCGTCctccttcctttcttttgctTCAGAGCAGAGCCTGTTTATTTTGAGTTTCCTGAATTCAAAGGCAATTCTCGACGGGACTATTGGTTGGATGTGTGTCTTGAGATCCTGCATGCGCACAGATTCATTCAAAGAAACAACTTCAATGAGACTCAGCGGTTGGAGGTACTTGCAAGGGCTATCCTGGGCATCTTTCGATGTCGCGCAGTTAGAGAAGCTCTCTGCTGCTTTTCATCTCATTACAAAACCTTGCTTGCTTTTAAACTGGCTGAAAGTCTTCCCCGGGGAGATATGATCTTGGAAACTCTGTCCAGTCGCCTGGCACTTCTGAATGCAACTCCTGTTAGTGGATCCCCACATGCAAAACAGCAATTGAGACTTTCACCGGTTGCACTTCTGACACTTTGCCAACTTGGATTTATCTTACAAAAAGAAGCAAATCTAGATGTAGAAGTTATAGCATTTGGGGATCTTTGGGCTGGTGAGACAAATCCTTTGGAAATATCTGTGAAACAGTCAATGTCAGATACTGGGAAAGCTGAAGCTGCACGGGCAACAGTGGACAAAGTGAAGGTTGAAGGGATTGATACAAATGTTGCAGTAATGAAGGTTATTATAATAGTTCCTTTAAATTCAGCTTACTAGGACAAAGTCACATATAGAATAACTGAGTTTCTAAGGTAGTAAATCTAATTGCACCACTTCTTTTATCATCATGAAAGTAGGGTTTCTTACGCTCCCCAAAAGTTTTGGTGGGCTACTTCCTCCACGCTTCTTTGGACAGGAAGCTTGGTTGATCAACCAGATCTTCAGTACGCTAGACTCCCAGGCAAAAAGAACTTTTTGAACCATTACCATGTCAAATATTACTACTTGGCTGCAATGATTTCAATCATTGtgcagctctctctctctctctctaatttaaGTTCTATACTGCTGATCTTTTCAAGTGAGATAGCCTTGAAGTATCATTTGCAGGATATTTATATGCCCCGTCCCTTGAATAGACAGTCatctaggttttattttttctggcaTTGAAGATTTTTATGATTGTGGATTTTTTCTCTGGAATTGCCATAAATATAAAGCTTATATCATCAAATTTTGCTCAttccatttataatttctttgttttttcctacTCCATTATAGGAATTGCTATTCCCGGTTATAGAATCAGCTGGCCGTCTCCATCATTTGGCCTCTTGGGAAGATCCTTTCAAATCGATGGTGTTTCTGGTGTTAAGCTGCTGTGCTATTTTATGGTAGTTTTTCTTAAGCAATGCTAATTGGATTATTGGTTCTTATAGAAGGATGACATAAATTTTATTCTGGAGATAATGATTTGATGGTCTGATAGTCTATGATTTTAGCACTTTGATACATTAACGAACTAATTATTGGCActgaattttattaatttgaagcttaGCATCTGCCAAACTGGATTTCTTCATGTTTTGGAGTTGTCTTATATATCCATTGATTTCTCCGCTTTTCTCATATTTCAACGAACTGCAAGTTGACATCCTTCAATGCTCATTTTTGCCATGCCATGCACATTTTCAATTCATCACAAGTGAATGAAGAAACCAACTAAACAAAATGATTCATGATTATTTATAGGGGTTGGACCAGGTATATATTGCCATCCATTTTTGTGTGGTGTGCGGTTCTAATGTTGGTACGAAGTTATGTCAGCAAAAAGATGCCCTTAGAAGCCTTCAGGGTTACAGCTCCCCCAAATAAAAATGCTGTAGAGCGGCTGTTGACATTGCAAGAAGCCATCACAGAAGTTGAAGGACTAACTCAGACAGCAAACATTGTTCTTCTGAAGTTAAGAGCTATCTTGCTTGCAGTACTTCCCCAGGTATATGTCCTAATGGAGCTCAATCCAATCTATGTAGCATAACCTTTCTGCAATGGAGCATTTACATATTGGATGATAGAGCTTCTGATGTGTTTCCTTAAACGTGTGTGGAATGCTTCTGTGAATAACAATTTGAGTTGAAAATCCATATACTAATAGGAGAATGCATTTATTTAATAGCATAAGCATAGATGAATTACAAAATGGTCAGTTGGTAGTCAATATCTATGAAACCAGAAGCTGCAAAACAAAGCTTTTCTCATTTGAAAGTGTACATGTGGACAGGAAGTCTGAGAATAGCCAAGTCCTGTTTCATGATAAACTTGCTAATTGATGCCTCCCCTTTATGCCAGGCCACAGAAAGGGTTGCTCTATTGCTGGTTTTCGTAGCTGCTGTGCTTGCATTTGCGTCTCTGCAGCATCTGATTCTCCTGGTATTTCTAGAAGCTTTCACAAGGGAAATGCCTTACAGAAAAGAAAGCAGTGATAGGTGGCTGAGACGATTAAGAGAATGGTGGGTCAGGATACCAGTCGCTCCTGTTCAGCTCATCAAACAGGATGACAAGAAATGGAAATGAATTATCCAAGACCGATTCTTCTGCAAGTTGTAAATGCTGAAGCACATAGATGTTTTGCTAAAGGAATTACATACTGTATAGAAAGGAAGCAGAGGTCCTTCTTCTTTAAAAGGCCTGGAAAGTAAAAAGGCCATTGCATGATGGTATGATTTTGAACACCATACgtttaacatttaaaatttgaGTTACAGAAAGAAACAAGGACCCGTCCTGCCTGCAAATTTTGGCATGAAATAATTCCAGAGTTGCTGTACAAAACC is a window encoding:
- the LOC7497769 gene encoding uncharacterized protein LOC7497769, encoding METMMKNFMKSHQTLFHPTKSSNTNNKNNYQYDGDGDGDGDDSTIPHLSPLAHSVLSRSSKILAVSVQELQRRFDVEHEADSQQLVKHTRIFLEFCCYRALHHIITTRSDYLSDKDFRRFTYDMMLAWDSPTRALPVNDSLQNETSISSGERQEEDEDGWSLFYSTTTSMAVQVDDTTTVGREAFARIAPACPAVADVITVHNLFDSLTTSSDSRLHFLIYDKYLRSLDKIIRSAKNTPGPLISNHQLAEGEIILDVDGTVPIQPVLQHIGISAWPGRLTLTNHAIYFESLGVGLYDKAVRYDLASDMKQVIKPELTGPLGARLFDKAVMYKSTSVAEPVYFEFPEFKGNSRRDYWLDVCLEILHAHRFIQRNNFNETQRLEVLARAILGIFRCRAVREALCCFSSHYKTLLAFKLAESLPRGDMILETLSSRLALLNATPVSGSPHAKQQLRLSPVALLTLCQLGFILQKEANLDVEVIAFGDLWAGETNPLEISVKQSMSDTGKAEAARATVDKVKVEGIDTNVAVMKELLFPVIESAGRLHHLASWEDPFKSMVFLVLSCCAILWGWTRYILPSIFVWCAVLMLVRSYVSKKMPLEAFRVTAPPNKNAVERLLTLQEAITEVEGLTQTANIVLLKLRAILLAVLPQATERVALLLVFVAAVLAFASLQHLILLVFLEAFTREMPYRKESSDRWLRRLREWWVRIPVAPVQLIKQDDKKWK